A genomic window from Punica granatum isolate Tunisia-2019 chromosome 2, ASM765513v2, whole genome shotgun sequence includes:
- the LOC116196848 gene encoding glutathione gamma-glutamylcysteinyltransferase 1-like: MAMAGLYRRVLPSPPAIDFASNEGKKLFIDAIQAGTMEGFYKLISYFQTQSEPAYCGLATLSMVLNALAIDPRRKWKGPWRWFDESMLDCCEPLEKVKAEGISFGKVVCLAQCAGAEVQAFRTSQTTVDQFRQFVKKCSVSDGSHVVSSYHRATFKQTGTGHFSPIGGYHAGSDMVLILDVARFKYPPHWVPLTLLWEAMDTTDEKTGQQRGFMMISRPRRDPGLLYTLSCRNESWNGIAKYLADDVPLLLKFEDVKDIKKVIGIVCASLPSDFEKFIQWVAEVRRAEDGGTSISQEEKGRLAAKDEVLKQVQETGLYKHILDFLSSSACCRRLSSLTDDDNFHKVAASICCQGAEILAGKTGSAGCSCCQETCVKCLKTDDNDNKPVAVLSATVLSGQNEEKVDVLVPPSLVKLGCGVSNGTGSGCIKLQKPAGSNILTALLLALPPETWSGIKNEELLRETHGLVCTENLPPLLQEEILHLRRQLYLLKKCQENKVDEDLSAPSI; the protein is encoded by the exons ATGGCGATGGCCGGCCTCTACAGGCGAGTCCTTCCCTCTCCTCCCGCCATCGATTTCGCCTCCAATGAAGGAAAG AAGCTGTTCATTGATGCCATTCAAGCCGGAACTATGGAAGGGTTCTATAAGTTGATATCGTACTTTCAGACGCAGTCAGAGCCGGCGTATTGTGGATTAGCTACTTTGTCCATGGTCTTGAATGCGCTTGCCATCGACCCcagaagaaaatggaaag GTCCATGGAGATGGTTTGATGAGTCAATGCTAGATTGCTGCGAGCCTTTGGAAAAAGTAAAAGCTGAAGGCATCTCGTTTGGGAAGGTCGTGTGTCTAGCCCAATGCGCTGGAGCTGAAGTCCAAGCTTTTCGAACTAGTCAAACTACGGTTGATCAGTTCCGTCAGTTTGTGAAGAAATGTTCTGTTTCAGATGGTTCTCATGTGGTTTCATCTTATCACAGAGCCACCTTTAAACag ACAGGGACTGGTCATTTTTCACCTATCGGTGGTTATCATGCGGGAAGTGACATGGTGCTTATACTGGATGTTGCACGATTCAAGTATCCTCCTCACTGGGTGCCTCTCACTCTTCTTTGGGAAGCCATGGATACCACTGATGAGAAAACAGGACAACAGAGAGG GTTCATGATGATATCTAGGCCTCGGAGGGACCCAGGACTCCTTTATACCCTG AGTTGCAGAAATGAGAGCTGGAATGGTATTGCAAAATACTTGGCGGATGATGTCCCTCTTCTCTTGAAGTTTGAGGATGTGAAAGATATTAAGAAGGTTATTGGTATTGTTTGTGCCTCTCTCCCATCGGATTTTGAGAAATTTATACAGTGGGTTGCTGAAGTTCGTAGGGCAGAAGATGGTGGCACCAGTATAAGCCAAGAGGAAAAAGGACGGTTAGCTGCGAAG GATGAGGTGCTAAAGCAAGTCCAGGAGACTGGTCTCTACAAACACATTCTCGATTTCTTGTCCTCATCAGCTTGTTGCCGAAGGCTATCATCTCTCACTGACGATGACAATTTTCACAAAGTTGCAGCTAGCATCTGCTGCCAAGGGGCCGAGATTCTGGCTGGGAAAACTGGTTCGGCAGGCTGCTCTTGCTGTCAGGAAACCTGCGTCAAGTGTTTGAAGACCGATGATAATGATAACAAACCCGTCGCAGTTTTAAGTGCGACTGTACTGAGCGGTCAAAATGAGGAGAAAGTTGATGTGCTTGTTCCTCCTTCTCTAGTTAAACTTGGATGTGGTGTCTCCAATGGCACAGGCAGTGGGTGTATTAAGTTGCAGAAGCCAGCAGGAAGTAATATTTTGACTGCTCTTTTACTTGCATTACCTCCAGAGACTTGGTCTGGGATCAAAAATGAGGAACTTTTGCGGGAGACACATGGGCTTGTTTGCACGGAGAATCTCCCCCCTCTGCTTCAGGAAGAG ATTTTGCATCTACGGCGGCAGCTATATCTTCTAAAGAAGTGTCAGGAGAACAAGGTGGATGAGGATCTCTCTGCCCCGAGCATATAG